Proteins encoded together in one Leishmania donovani BPK282A1 complete genome, chromosome 33 window:
- a CDS encoding glycerolphosphate mutase, putative, translating into MWWTAARRRLYYPNQIFISKDNRRIENSWLPRRLLLVRHGESEANVNREVYSNTPDWKIPLTALGREQAYDCGKRLRNIIQGEKLYIYYSPYARTRQTLSEIRRSFDESQIQGEREDERLREQEMGNYQPLQDMDATWAARHAFGRLYYRFPFGESGADVGDRVSGFFDSLLRESIGLTVPNMNECVVQGAREGLGGLDLGLWSTGVDNVPGSSCGCSASSSQGGPAASSTGSESAPPSWTPSPHHATTSSTGLRRTIRRTSPHHPLPLSGLGEVEARGVLPLNDHGASAGEDQNVLIIAHGLLIRLFIGRWFRVPMEVFETMCNPPNCAIIVLERDDRLGRLVMTDISKSLFGSDPLLQMMRFDGHEDTRWYREKFLGIVDPTKAAEEAVAEDDDENHYSMSNAHNSGVGAPAPPPRQRKPSTSAATRSSPSTSAPASGTSTSSAESADASASTAGHAALAARDRTTQSKCPHPCMDCTPNRDYMKFCRDADDTPTMGSVD; encoded by the coding sequence ATGTGGtggacagcggcgcgcaggcgcctCTACTACCCGAACCAAATCTTCATCAGCAAAGACAACCGCCGCATTGAAAATtcgtggctgccgcggcggctcctcctcgtgcgccACGGCGAGTCGGAGGCAAATGTCAACCGGGAGGTGTACAGCAACACGCCAGACTGGAAGATCCCGCTGACGGCGCTCGGCCGGGAGCAGGCGTACGACTGCGGCAAGCGACTCCGCAACATCATCCAGGGGGAGAAGCTGTACATCTACTACTCTCCGTACGCTCGCACTAGGCAGACCCTGAGCGAGATCCGCCGAAGCTTCGACGAGTCGCAGATCCAGGGCGAACGCGAGgatgagcggctgcgcgagcaAGAGATGGGCAACTACCAGCCCTTGCAGGATATGGACGCGACATGGGCTGCGCGCCACGCCTTTGGGCGATTGTACTATCGCTTTCCGTTTGgggagagcggcgccgatgTCGGCGATCGCGTCTCTGGCTTCTTCGACTCCCTCCTGCGCGAGAGCATCGGCTTGACGGTGCCGAACATGAACGAATGCGTTGTGCAAGGCGCACGAGAGGGGCTTGGCGGCCTAGATCTCGGCCTGTGGAGTACTGGCGTCGATAACGTTCCAGGCAGCTCTTGCGGTtgctccgcgtcgtcgtcacaGGGAGGCCCTGCGGCATCGTCGACGGGAAGCGagtctgcgccgccgtcgtggacACCGTCGCCCCACCACGCCACGACGTCTTCCACCGGCCTGCGGAGGACGATCCGGCGTACATCTCCGCACCACCCGCTGCCTCTATCGGGCCTTGGCGAGGTCGAAGCCCGCGGCGTCCTACCGCTGAACGACCatggcgccagcgccggcgaagaTCAAAATGTTCTGATCATCGCACACGGGCTCCTTATCCGTCTTTTCATTGGCCGCTGGTTCCGTGTGCCGATGGAGGTCTTTGAGACGATGTGCAACCCGCCCAACTGCGCCATCATTGTGCTGGAGCGCGACGACCGACTCGGCCGCCTCGTCATGACGGACATCAGCAAGAGTCTGTTTGGTAGCgacccgctgctgcagatgaTGCGCTTTGACGGCCACGAGGACACTCGCTGGTACCGTGAAAAGTTCCTCGGCATTGTGGACCCCACAaaggccgcggaggaggcggtggccgaGGATGATGACGAGAACCATTATTCCATGTCAAACGCGcacaacagcggcgtcggGGCCCCGgccccaccgccacgacAACGCAAGCCCTCCACGTCGGCGGCAACACGGTCTTCTCCATCGACAAGCGCACCTGCATCAGGTACTAGTACTAGCAGCGCCGAGAGCGCGGACGCTTCAGCCTCTACAGCAGGGCACGCCGCGCTAGCTGCACGAGACCGCACTACCCAGTCCAAATGCCCTCATCCTTGCATGGACTGTACACCAAATCGCGACTACATGAAGTTCTGTCGAGACGCTGATGATACCCCAACGATGGGTTCGGTGGATTAG
- a CDS encoding copper-transporting ATPase-like protein, putative has product MGATTAQVAGDRQATRRVTLNVFGMTCRGCAQHVQENLMALGGVHSVSVDLDAQLAEVDVDATDAASEFRIEQKVVSMGYTVQPAVLPSCGAPGREESELSPAPPPLRPSAASLSHVSSIASVPTCCASQLQRPSETSKSTETSSLRQGGGFLPFSRRFRRVPCGCGGRGCLCAYAPEPVMVTEETRLLPENDSEECLSERAESPSSVDITVDAVQARASQRRRAPVGVRATSPTAAAAAAEAKTSLLIEGMSCTSCAARIEAKLKQLKGVLGVSVNFSAMSGQVLHNPALASLQKVVSCVADMGYIVTAQDTTAPLGTADGEPPQQGECKCRTNLRAVPVHVGSLMSGYEHRVVVLGMPCASCAARIEHRLRQMPTVLSCTVSFATGTAVITTCTPSGFTDACKMVRSMGYTVTETALMKPDSPISRTREALERAREIAEHERNLIGSALLSVPLAAVMVLTVFMDIMARPLLALMIDGMQFCVVTPIVFHFGQGFFLSAWRSWQHGAYTMDTLVAIGTGCTYAYSTVVYLLTLFVYPHARMMTYFDTAGMLTTFMLLGRFLEARAKRSASGAVIELMSLMPTTAVCVQPDGSEVRVSASQLQKGALVRVLAGDRVPVDGTIVEGSSELDEQMVTGESLSKQKKPGEEVVGGTLNITGSLLIRADKVGEETMIAQVLRIVQEAQNTKPSIQRAADRIAMSFVPFVLVFSLLTLGLWLLLGVADAYPVSWRGAETSWQAFAFNFFISTVVAACPCALGLATPTAIMVGTGVGAKNGVLVKSGTTLEEVRSVNCVVLDKTGTITNGRLEVVRTHMIMAGLALPPTTTAQPHGSSDAALVRCLVGLVEAQSNHPIAKAVSAKLLAETDSGTDEVQRRARYGVSSVVTHGGKGVEASVTVRPASDDNGKVSSEPPPPRAHHVLVGNVALLREHGVSLTREVAHLVEEENGHGLTTVVAAVDGAACVVVSLADGPKREAHGVIRYLHKAGIRVLMVTGDNAGVAGRIAAEVGIHSKDVYAEALPIAKAEIVKELQEQGSRVMFVGDGINDSPALAQANVGVALGAGTEVAIEAADAVLVHDSLVDLLNLQSLSKVTVRRIYGNFIWAFGYNLLMLPTASGLLYPFFHIRLPPVAAGAAMMLSSLSVLTSSLTIRCFRAHRERDFYFT; this is encoded by the coding sequence ATGGGCGCGACGACTGCTCAAGTGGCTGGCGACAGGCAAGCAACGCGCCGCGTCACGCTGAACGTCTTTGGGATGACGTGCAGGGGATGTGCTCAACACGTGCAAGAGAATTTGATGGCACTGGGGGGAGTGCACTCCGTCTCCGTGGACCTCGACGCGCAGCTTGCCGAGGTGGATGTGGACGCGACCGATGCAGCTTCTGAGTTTCGCATCGAGCAGAAGGTGGTTTCGATGGGCTACACAGTGCAGCCCGCGGTACTGCCGTCGTGCGGGGCGCCGGGGCGAGAAGAGAGTGAGCTctcaccagcgccgccccctTTGCGTCCCAGTGCGGCAAGTCTCTCCCACGTCTCCTCCATTGCCTCTGTGCCGACGTGCTGTGCGtcacagctgcagcggcccaGCGAGACGTCCAAGTCGACGGAAACGAGCTCGCTGCGAcagggcggcggcttcttacctttctctcgccgcttccgccgggtgccgtgcggctgcggtgggcGCGGGTGCCTGTGCGCCTACGCGCCTGAGCCGGTGATGGTGACGGAGGAGACGCGTCTGCTTCCTGAAAATGACTCGGAGGAATGCCTGTCGGAGAGGGCCGAGTCGCCATCGTCGGTGGACATTACTGTGGATGCCGTCCAGGCTCGCGCCTCACAGAGGCGCCGTGCCCCTGTGGGTGTCCGCGCCACGTCGCcgaccgctgcagcggcagcggcggaagcCAAGACGAGCCTCCTGATCGAGGGCATGTCGTGCACCTCTTGTGCTGCTCGCATCGAGGCAAAACTCAAGCAGCTCAAGGGCGTGCTCGGCGTGTCTGTGAACTTCTCAGCCATGAGTGGGCAGGTACTGCACAACCCTGCTCTTGCATCACTCCAGAAGGTTGTGAGCTGTGTGGCCGACATGGGCTACATCGTGACGGCACAGGACACAACCGCCCCActcggcaccgccgacggcgagcCACCACAACAGGGCGAGTGCAAGTGCCGCACCAACCTGCGAGCCGTCCCGGTGCATGTAGGGAGCCTCATGTCGGGCTATGAGCATCGCGTGGTTGTTCTAGGTATGCCATGTGCCTCCTGCGCAGCCCGTATAGAGCACAGGTTGCGGCAGATGCCCACTGTCCTGAGCTGCACCGTCTCCTTCGCTactggcaccgccgtcatCACGACCTGCACCCCCAGCGGCTTCACGGACGCATGCAAGATGGTGCGCTCGATGGGGTATACTGTGACAGAGACGGCGCTGATGAAGCCTGACTCCCCCATTAGCCGCACTCGTGAGGCGctcgagcgcgcgcgcgaaaTCGCGGAGCATGAGCGCAACCTGATCGGCAGCGCACTGCTGAGCGTGCCActcgcggcggtgatggtcTTGACAGTGTTCATGGACATCAtggcgcggccgctgctggcgctcatGATCGACGGGATGCAGTTCTGCGTCGTCACCCCGATCGTCTTCCACTTTGGTCAAGGCTTCTTCCTCAgcgcgtggcgcagctggcagCACGGCGCCTACACGATGGATACGCTCGTTGCCATTGGCACGGGCTGCACATACGCCTACTCCACTGTTGTCTACCTGCTCACGCTGTTTGTGTACCCGCATGCGCGTATGATGACGTACTTTGACACGGCAGGAATGCTGACAACCTTCATGCTACTTGGCCGCTTCCTCGAGGCGCGGGCAAAACGCAGCGCAAGTGGGGCGGTCATTGAGCTGATGAGTCTGATGCCGACAAcggccgtgtgcgtgcagccAGACGGGAGTGAGGTGCGGGTGAgcgcgtcgcagctgcagaagggcgccctcgtgcgtgtgctggccGGCGATCGTGTTCCTGTCGACGGCACTATCGTCGAAGGCAGCTCCGAGTTGGACGAGCAGATGGTGACAGGCGAGTCACTGTCGAAGCAGAAGAAGCCCGGCGAAGAGGTGGTCGGCGGCACCCTTAACATCACCGGATCGCTGCTCATCCGCGCGGACAAGGTTGGGGAAGAGACGATGatcgcgcaggtgctgcgtATTGTGCAGGAGGCTCAAAACACAAAGCCATCTATCCAGCGCGCTGCCGACCGAATCGCCATGTCGTTTGTGCCTTTCGTCctcgtcttctccctcctgACGCTCGGCTTGTGGCTTTTGCTCGGTGTGGCGGACGCGTACCCGGTGTCGTGGCGCGGGGCGGAGACAAGCTGGCAGGCGTTCGCCTTCAACTTCTTCATCTCAACCGTTGTCGCCGCCTGTCCGTGCGCGCTGGGACTGGCCACTCCGACAGCGATCATGGTGGGCACCGGCGTGGGGGCGAAAAACGGAGTGCTGGTAAAGAGTGGCAccacgctggaggaggtgcgaaGTGTCAACTGCGTCGTGCTCGACAAGACGGGCACCATCACCAACGGTCGGCTGGAGGTGGTTCGGACACACATGATAATGGCGGGTTTGGCGTTGCCTCCAACTACGACCGCGCAGCCTCATGGCAGCTCGGATGCTGCCTTGGTGCGCTGCCTTGTCGGGCTCGTGGAGGCGCAGTCTAACCACCCTATCGCGAAGGCGGTCAGCGCCAAGCTACTGGCGGAGACTGACAGCGGCACggacgaggtgcagcgccgcgcccgcTATGGGGTGTCATCCGTTGTGACGCATGGTGGCAAGGGCGTGGAGGCCTCGGTGACCGTGAGGCCAGCAAGCGACGACAACGGCAAGGTCTCTTCcgagccgccaccgccgcgagcGCATCATGTCCTCGTCGGGAATGTGGCGCTTCTGCGCGAGCACGGCGTTTCGTTAACCCGTGAGGTGGCCCAcctcgtcgaggaggagaacggGCACGGTCTGACAactgttgttgctgcggtCGATGGCGCAGCGTGCGTTGTCGTCAGCCTTGCCGACGGCCCGAAGCGTGAGGCGCACGGTGTCATCCGGTATCTGCACAAGGCTGGGATTCGCGTGCTGATGGTCACGGGCGACAACGCCGGCGTGGCGGGCCGGATCGCGGCCGAGGTCGGAATCCACTCGAAAGATGTGTACGCCGAGGCGCTTCCTATCGCCAAGGCGGAGATTGTtaaggagctgcaggagcagggGTCGCGGGTGATGTTCGTTGGCGATGGCATCAACGACAGCCCCGCCCTGGCACAGGCCAACGTCGGAGTCGCCCTCGGCGCTGGCACCGAAGTGGCGATTGAGGCGGCCGACGCGGTGCTCGTGCACGATAGCCTTGTGGATCTGCTGAACTTGCAATCCCTATCCAAGGTCACTGTGCGACGCATCTACGGCAACTTCATCTGGGCCTTTGGGTACAATCTGCTGATGCTCCCCACTGCCAGCGGGCTGCTGTACCCTTTCTTTCACATTCGGCTTCCTCCCGTCGCGGCGGGCGCGGCGATGATGTTGTCCAGCCTCAGCGTTCTGACATCGAGCCTGACCATCCGCTGCTTCCGCGCACATCGCGAACGCGATTTTTATTTCACGTGA
- a CDS encoding protein kinase, putative, which yields MHLLAGRYILVKQIGKGGFGAVEEYTDAITKDNVAIKTIPSRYVNQESRRLVREIDIMCFLHEAHPHVIGYFSIFATKGTAIPHHNDSNAFDDPLMSVAQTAENTAFELNVLGEHYAGLNEDERLRLHHEELMAFVAKLTKTDEFNVHIVMPLMKGDLFYFIRLLSSQSSVQRLGVTHHFLAQVAVVFAFQICFGLDYLHQCSIIHRDMKPDNVLVRLDITNPYMSTALIADMGLARDAQHSDTIYICTRYYRPPEVITSVSGGSPRIDIWSLGCIFYEMCTGQTLFTMRTALNERGEWDGAKASLQLEVVLNTIGTPAAEDIERYMPSGNAKLYLQRSAARPSQLRQLIEQNWILHTSDDEKEKWIDLITRCVAFFPEQRPTAQQLCQHQLFRNYNVFYGSNVKQYAPTPYTSSYCGSSDSTRAENKAAILALVQRALRKTMPPLNEESSDEESSSLNSSSGSASSGDNGSDDERATATQPTSINDYVSAARRCSTSLPRDSLQQPSGSDQNEESGSVAEPFSALDSTSTSGAPAAPPPARQRQGYALQPFDNSTSKDYCNSFLDDDDEGDVERNRERARDTEDEECLPDFQQQRPSAFMAHYSPGSAFRHSLASLPDGPPAAAASATAAPAAPAQPEKRFAHSYSSEESGPVVEDTPPLGPSATFRDRITRRRSSAAQEEEDPKLESMMPSAFNLDNYRAGKALDVTMNEEPCIPESGSPQAMESMPADDVARLLAAYNMPLEGSNYHAMLSRAQSVPPSAMPSDPYHFISQCPIGGGVEAAMLPQQQSFHTAGSPSEANGEPRGGNDGQCGADSEVCSWAVAPPASTVPPGNGAAVEAGSDDQYDYLAGTDYYIGPTPSNVAQAAAARQPAEKHGSSPYSLKEADDMRPEQAQLRTLSHASPPPTYLPSPQPSETSLFHQPPPPPHALHEQSVAGFPPIADAELRQRYMSYRHTPRSIQAATSSVLEELGGCTHDAERSSELRQLLNYYTSLEVKTLYAI from the coding sequence ATGCATCTGTTAGCCGGCCGCTACATTTTGGTGAAGCAGATCGGCAAGGGCGGCTTTGGCGCTGTGGAGGAGTATACGGACGCCATCACAAAGGATAATGTCGCCATCAAAACGATCCCTAGCCGGTACGTAAATCAAGAGAGCCGCCGGCTCGTGCGAGAGATCGACATTATGTGCTTCCTGCACGAGGCTCACCCGCATGTCATCGGATACTTCAGCATCTTTGCCACCAAAGGCACCGCCATACCGCACCACAACGACTCCAACGCGTTCGATGACCCGCTCATGAGCGTTGCACAGACGGCAGAGAACACAGCCTTTGAATTGAACGTGCTGGGCGAGCATTACGCAGGCCTGAACGAGGatgagcggctgcgcctgcaTCACGAGGAGCTGATGGCGTTTGTGGCGAAGCTAACCAAAACAGACGAGTTCAACGTTCACATTGTCATGCCGCTCATGAAGGGGGACCTCTTCTACTTTATCCGACTGCTCTCGTCGCAGTCGAGTGTTCAGCGCCTAGGGGTGACGCATCACTTCTTAGCTCAGGTGGCCGTTGTGTTCGCCTTTCAGATATGCTTTGGCCTCGACTACCTGCACCAGTGCTCCATCATCCACCGCGACATGAAGCCAGACAACGTGCTGGTGCGCCTCGACATCACCAACCCGTACATGTCCACCGCGCTGATCGCAGACATGGGTCTCGCACGGGACGCCCAGCATAGCGACACCATCTACATCTGCACTCGGTATTACCGGCCACCAGAGGTCATCACCAGCGTGTCAGGCGGGTCGCCGCGGATCGACATCTGGTCCTTGGGCTGCATCTTTTACGAAATGTGCACCGGGCAGACGCTCTTCACCATGCGGACGGCGCTGAATGAGCGCGGCGAGTGGGACGGAGCCAAGGCGAGCCTGCAGCTCGAGGTAGTTCTCAACACCATTGGCACCCCCGCTGCCGAGGATATTGAGCGCTATATGCCTAGCGGAAACGCAAAGCTGTACTTGCAGCGCAGTGCCGCACGCCCGTCGCAGCTTCGACAGCTGATCGAGCAGAACTGGATTCTGCACACAAGCGATGACGAAAAGGAGAAGTGGATCGACCTCATCACTCGCTGCGTTGCCTTCTTCCCCGAGCAGCGGCCAACGGCCCAGCAGCTCTGCCAACACCAGTTGTTCCGCAACTACAATGTGTTCTACGGCTCCAATGTGAAGCAGTACGCGCCAACGCCGTACACGTCATCCTACTGCGGCTCTTCTGACAGCACCCGCGCGGAGAACAAGGCAGCCATTTTGGCTCTTGTGCAGCGCGCTCTGCGCAAAACGATGCCGCCACTGAACGAGGAGAGTAGCGACGAGGAGTCTAGCTCGctgaacagcagcagcggcagcgccagcagcggcgataACGGGAGCGACGACGAGAGAGCTACCGCGACACAGCCAACCTCCATCAACGACTACGTGTctgccgcccgccgctgctcgacctcgctgccgcgcgacaGCCTTCAGCAGCCCAGTGGCAGTGACCAGAACGAAGAGTCGGGCTCCGTAGCAGAGCCGTTCTCAGCCCTTGACTCAACAAGTACGAGTGGCGCAccagccgcaccaccgccagcgcggcagcgccagggTTACGCCTTGCAGCCGTTTGACAATAGCACCTCGAAAGACTACTGCAACTCTTTcctcgacgacgatgacgagggAGACGTTGAGCGCAACCGCGAGCGGGCACGTGACACCGAGGACGAAGAGTGCTTGCCGGAttttcagcagcagcgccccagTGCTTTCATGGCGCACTATAGTCCTGGCAGTGCCTTCCGCCATAGTCTTGCTTCGCTGCCAGACGGCCcccctgcggctgctgcatctgccactgcggcgccggctgcgccggcgcagccggAAAAGCGCTTCGCGCACTCTTATAGCTCCGAGGAGAGTGGCCCAGTAGTGGAAGATACGCCGCCGCTGGGACCGAGCGCCACATTCCGCGACCGAATTACGCGGCGTCGGTCGAGCGCCGCCCAAGAGGAGGAAGATCCCAAGCTGGAGTCGATGATGCCGAGCGCGTTCAACTTGGACAACTACCGCGCCGGCAAAGCTCTTGACGTAACAATGAACGAGGAGCCATGCATCCCTGAAAGCGGATCGCCGCAGGCAATGGAGTCTATGCCCGCCGATGACGTCGCGCGACTGCTGGCGGCGTACAACATGCCCTTGGAGGGGAGCAACTACCACGCCATGCTAAGCCGTGCGCAGTCCGTGCCCCCCTCCGCCATGCCCAGCGATCCGTATCATTTCATTTCTCAGTGCCCCattggtggcggtgtggaggcggcgatgctaccgcagcagcagtcctTCCACACTGCTGGATCGCCGAGCGAGGCGAATGGCgagccgcgcggcggcaacgatGGGCAGTGTGGCGCGGACTCTGAAGTCTGCAGCtgggcagtggcgccgccggcgtcgacagTCCCACCTGGCAACGGTGCCGCTGTGGAGGCGGGCTCCGATGACCAGTACGACTACTTGGCCGGCACAGACTACTACATTGGCCCTACGCCGAGCAacgtggcgcaggcggcggccgctcgCCAGCCAGCGGAGAAGCACGGCAGCTCGCCATACTCCCTCAAGGAGGCGGATGACATGCGACCTGAgcaagcgcagctgcgcacgcttTCGCACGCGTCACCCCCGCCAACCTATCTGCCCAGCCCACAGCCCTCTGAGACGTCCCTCTTTcaccagccgccgccgccgccgcatgctCTCCATGAGCAGAGCGTGGCCGGATTTCCGCCCATAGCAGATGCAGAGCTACGTCAGCGCTACATGTCGTACCGGCACACGCCGCGAAGCATccaggcggcgacgtcgtccgtgctggaggagctgggcGGCTGTACGCACGACGCCGAGCGGTCAAgtgagctgcgccagctgctcaACTACTACACTTCTCTCGAGGTCAAGACCTTGTACGCGATATGA
- a CDS encoding phosphoglycerate mutase, putative, producing MSISIRSTAQRQLARRQPPTTSSSSASLPRAAFAPASRPASAVEATPEPASSSQVPEKQEAASKAILDNARSSSCAAAPPPFSASSDQRSNQNNKCIHDTPTLTSKPPPPTSSASSRGAAAPSSPPSAPSSTTGTPRSGHDAEPECPHDAASSTASPSAAGSSAVASSQRTAAPHSLLYSVSRFTEPVKRIILIRNGRSEANEDVRAYVQTPDWRIPLVEEGKREAIAAGRALSELIGDDPVYFYYSPYIRSRQSLRYVLQGFDEARLSGLSHTQEWWEDEETAGVASAAAAAESLTLKCATASADEAGAPPLLAPAPSAISTNATSSDAQCCFHRDPSLVLNRGTSNNIIGVREDVRLRDGDIGRYTSADELMHHLVERERYGRFFYRFPFGESGADVCDRVTSFLDAFQRERVEFPMDTSVVIITHGLTMRMFIKRWFYLTVETFHKMKSPPPGSLCTLTRLHHRSCFRLDECCVESMNLPLSLNEFNGYKYRNKQLLGSMSSGAPYM from the coding sequence ATGTCCATTTCGAttcgcagcaccgcgcaaCGACAGCTTGCACGTCGACAACCGCCGACAACCTCATCGAGCTCTGCTTCCCTACCTCGGGCTGCGTTTGCTCCGGCGAGCCGCCCCGCCTCTGCTGTTGAGGCAACGCCCGAGCCAGCCTCGTCGTCCCAGGTCCCAGAAAAGCAGGAAGCCGCGTCAAAGGCGATCCTTGATAATGCACGTTCTTCctcttgcgctgccgcaccgccgccgttttccgccagcagcgatcAGCGCTCTAATCAGAACAACAAGTGTATCCACGACACACCCACTCTGACGTCTAAGCCTCCGCCACCGACGTCTTCCGCTTCATCAaggggcgcagcggctccgtCATCGCCACCCTCAGCGCCATCTTCAACCACCGGCACACCAAGAAGCGGTCATGACGCTGAGCCGGAGTGTCCTCACGACGCGGCGTCGTCCACTGCATCCCCTTCTGCAGCGGGGTCGTCGGCGGTCGCCAGTTCGCAAAGgacagccgcgccgcactCGCTGCTTTACTCGGTGTCCCGTTTCACAGAGCCCGTCAAGCGCATTATTCTAATCCGGAACGGCCGCAGCGAGGCCAATGAAGATGTGAGGGCGTACGTGCAGACACCAGACTGGCGCATTCCATTGGTAGAGGAGGGAAAGCGCGAGGCGATCGCGGCGGGGCGCGCGCTGAGCGAGCTCATCGGCGATGATCCCGTGTACTTTTACTACTCTCCGTACATCCGATCGCGGCAGTCGCTGCGATACGTGCTGCAGGGCTTTGATGAGGCCCGATTAAGTGGGCTGTCACACACGCAGGAGTGGTGGGAGGATGAAGAAACCGCCGGTGtcgcatcagcggcagcggctgcagagTCTTTGACGCTTAAGTGCGCCACCGCATCAGCGGACGAGGCGGGCGCGCCACCTCTACTCGCCCCGGCTCCATCAGCGATCTCTACCAACGCGACTTCTTCAGACGCGCAGTGTTGCTTCCATCGCGACCCATCTCTTGTGCTGAACAGAGGAACGAGCAACAACATCATTGGCGTCCGCGAAGATGTGCGTCTTCGAGACGGCGACATTGGCCGCTACACGAGCGCCGACGAGCTCATGCACCACCTTGTGGAGCGTGAACGATACGGCAGGTTCTTCTACCGCTTCCCCTTtggcgagagcggcgcggACGTCTGCGACCGTGTCACCTCCTTCCTCGATGCGTTTCAGCGCGAGCGGGTCGAGTTTCCGATGGACACAAGCGTCGTCATCATCACCCATGGGCTGACGATGCGCATGTTTATCAAGCGCTGGTTCTACCTCACGGTGGAGACGTTTCACAAGATGAagtcgccaccgcctggGTCGTTGTGCACGTTGACTCGCTTgcaccaccgcagctgcttccGCCTGGACGAATGCTGCGTGGAGTCGATGAACCTGCCGTTGTCGCTGAACGAGTTCAACGGATACAAGTATCGCAacaagcagctgctgggcTCCATGAGCTCCGGTGCCCCGTATATGTGA